From the Paenibacillus sp. FSL H8-0548 genome, one window contains:
- a CDS encoding carbohydrate ABC transporter permease codes for MSKQQAIRKTSDERVFDAIVYAIAAVIIIIVLYPLLFIVSASFSDPAKVLNGEVWLLPKGVSLEAYTNILQNDKIWTGYRNTIVYTVVGTLINIIMTILAAYPLSRPDLPGRGAIMVLITLTMFLGGGLIPTYLLVKDLGMVNTMWALIVPGAIATYNLIVMRTYFQTSIPWELQEAAHMDGCSNWRLLFSVILPLSKPILAVMVLFYAVGHWNSYFSALIYIRDEALHPLQLVLREILMISQSAAVEGGSVGLEDQILLAESIKFAVIIVSTLPVLIMYPFVQRHFVKGVMIGSIKG; via the coding sequence ATGTCGAAGCAGCAGGCCATAAGAAAAACGTCGGATGAACGAGTATTCGACGCCATCGTGTACGCGATTGCAGCAGTCATCATCATTATTGTGTTATATCCGCTGCTCTTTATCGTCAGCGCCTCTTTCAGTGATCCAGCCAAGGTGCTGAATGGAGAAGTATGGCTGCTGCCGAAGGGCGTGTCTTTGGAAGCGTACACGAACATTTTGCAAAATGACAAAATCTGGACGGGATACCGCAATACGATCGTATATACTGTGGTCGGCACGCTTATCAATATCATCATGACGATTCTAGCAGCGTATCCGTTGTCACGTCCAGATCTCCCAGGAAGAGGCGCGATTATGGTTTTGATCACGCTTACTATGTTTTTAGGCGGAGGATTGATTCCAACCTATTTGCTGGTCAAGGATCTAGGGATGGTCAACACCATGTGGGCGTTGATCGTTCCAGGGGCAATCGCAACGTACAATTTGATTGTTATGCGGACCTACTTCCAGACAAGCATTCCATGGGAGCTGCAGGAGGCCGCTCACATGGACGGATGCTCCAACTGGAGGCTGCTGTTTAGCGTTATATTGCCTCTTTCCAAACCGATACTGGCTGTTATGGTTCTATTTTATGCAGTGGGCCATTGGAATTCATACTTCTCCGCGCTGATCTATATCCGCGACGAAGCTCTTCATCCGCTTCAGCTAGTACTTCGCGAAATACTCATGATCAGCCAATCGGCAGCTGTCGAGGGCGGCAGCGTCGGGCTAGAAGATCAGATTCTGCTTGCCGAAAGCATTAAGTTCGCGGTCATTATCGTATCCACTTTGCCGGTATTGATCATGTATCCGTTCGTGCAGCGGCATTTCGTCAAGGGCGTTATGATCGGATCGATTAAAGGTTAA
- a CDS encoding alpha-L-arabinofuranosidase C-terminal domain-containing protein, whose protein sequence is MNTNAKITIDCSKASEHTVNPYLFGHFVEDIRDHMEAMLAYPLKDMDFESEAETKKEISGKWYAYTNGRNTKYVLEAPAPKHSGRAQRIRLHSDDEAYAGIAQKAALKGPADYAVKLVARASVELKGIIVEAVDRRSEELLGQVRIELESHNWREYEAQLSIARECVDAEIRVYVPADHPRWIDHVSTGMLWIDHVSVLSVDSIAMVKREVIDMTRDLNAGMMRLAGNYISAYHWEHGVGPVLERPVMYNEAWGGWTSKYFGTDEFIQFCRELQVEPLICVNDGSGTPEEAAQWIEYCNGGVDTPMGAQRAANGNPEPYNVRYWEIGNEVWGQWQVGTCSAEQFARRTLSFAEAMKAADPSIVLLACGHFQQEWNKTVLDLAGEHFDYLTLHLYHGYGPFGMNQNTPAEDRYKAIASYPEFTRHHIAQTAEHIQADAKHSHVKLAITEYNTMYYPNTIRKGLLNEHTLGAAVANAANLNEMIRCSDMVHIGSFSDLVNGWLGGCIRVGDNYADQYCGKEPGWSGLPLTIYGTPTYEVMKLYANRDVKHILPIEAKCGTFAVPSLKETPIALNALPDLDIVAGTNDDRSSVIVFIVNRSLNEVKAALDLQAFEASEETILYEITGDSYDDINSVFEPERMICKKRVVPAEEWKLGYPLRPTSVYVLEFKAEHKN, encoded by the coding sequence ATGAATACTAACGCGAAGATTACGATTGATTGCAGCAAAGCGAGCGAGCATACGGTTAACCCTTATTTATTTGGCCATTTCGTCGAAGACATTCGGGATCATATGGAAGCGATGCTTGCGTACCCGCTTAAGGACATGGATTTCGAGAGCGAAGCTGAGACGAAGAAAGAGATATCTGGAAAGTGGTACGCCTATACGAACGGGAGGAACACCAAGTACGTGCTGGAGGCGCCTGCACCGAAGCATTCGGGGCGTGCCCAGCGTATCCGCCTGCATAGCGATGATGAAGCCTATGCTGGCATCGCGCAGAAGGCTGCGCTCAAGGGGCCAGCGGATTACGCGGTCAAGCTCGTGGCTCGTGCCTCCGTCGAGCTGAAGGGGATCATCGTCGAAGCGGTGGACCGGCGCTCGGAAGAGCTCCTTGGACAAGTCCGGATCGAACTCGAAAGTCACAACTGGCGTGAGTACGAAGCGCAGCTGTCTATTGCCCGCGAATGCGTTGACGCCGAAATCCGCGTATATGTACCGGCCGATCACCCGAGGTGGATCGATCATGTGTCCACCGGAATGCTTTGGATCGACCATGTGTCGGTTTTATCGGTAGACAGCATCGCCATGGTGAAGCGTGAAGTAATCGATATGACTCGGGATCTGAACGCGGGAATGATGAGGTTAGCCGGCAACTATATTAGTGCCTACCACTGGGAGCATGGCGTAGGCCCGGTCCTTGAGAGACCGGTCATGTATAACGAAGCATGGGGCGGCTGGACCAGCAAATATTTTGGCACGGACGAATTTATTCAGTTTTGCCGCGAGCTTCAGGTGGAACCCCTCATCTGCGTAAATGACGGATCGGGTACACCTGAGGAAGCTGCCCAGTGGATTGAATACTGTAACGGCGGCGTCGATACGCCAATGGGAGCGCAGCGTGCAGCGAACGGGAATCCTGAGCCTTACAATGTCCGCTATTGGGAAATTGGCAACGAGGTATGGGGACAATGGCAGGTCGGTACTTGCTCCGCGGAGCAGTTTGCTAGGCGTACGCTTTCCTTCGCCGAAGCCATGAAGGCAGCTGATCCCTCTATCGTTCTTCTGGCTTGCGGTCACTTCCAGCAGGAGTGGAACAAAACTGTCCTCGATCTAGCCGGTGAGCATTTTGATTATCTTACCCTACATCTGTATCACGGCTACGGTCCTTTCGGCATGAACCAGAATACGCCGGCGGAGGATCGGTATAAGGCGATTGCTTCTTATCCCGAATTTACCCGTCATCACATCGCGCAGACGGCAGAGCATATTCAAGCGGATGCGAAGCATAGCCATGTGAAGCTGGCAATTACCGAATACAATACGATGTATTATCCGAACACGATTCGGAAAGGGCTGCTGAACGAGCATACATTGGGTGCGGCGGTAGCCAACGCTGCTAACTTGAATGAAATGATACGCTGCAGCGATATGGTTCATATCGGCAGCTTCTCCGATCTGGTGAACGGCTGGCTTGGTGGATGCATCCGTGTTGGCGATAATTATGCAGATCAATATTGCGGCAAGGAGCCAGGCTGGAGCGGACTGCCGCTTACCATATATGGGACGCCAACTTATGAAGTGATGAAGCTTTACGCGAATCGGGATGTGAAGCATATTCTTCCCATCGAAGCCAAGTGCGGGACGTTTGCCGTTCCGTCGCTCAAGGAGACTCCTATTGCGCTTAACGCGCTGCCTGATCTTGACATTGTGGCAGGCACGAATGATGACCGAAGCTCCGTCATCGTATTTATCGTGAACCGCAGCTTGAATGAGGTGAAGGCGGCACTAGACCTGCAAGCGTTCGAAGCCTCGGAAGAAACGATTCTATACGAAATTACGGGAGATTCCTACGACGATATCAATTCCGTGTTCGAGCCAGAACGGATGATCTGTAAGAAAAGAGTCGTCCCTGCCGAAGAATGGAAGCTCGGCTACCCGCTGCGCCCTACATCCGTTTATGTATTGGAGTTTAAAGCGGAGCACAAGAATTAG
- a CDS encoding glycoside hydrolase family 2, producing MTTKAYIKNYPRPQFVRDNWLCLNGEWSFRFDDRSMGEIEKWHEKFEETHKIIVPFTYETKASGIGIEEFHPQVWYNKAIHIPKEAEAKRVILHFQAVDYEAKVWVNGILAGTHQGGYAAFSFDITPYLEFGAENQVTVKAEDSNSCYQPRGKQRWTENNFECFYVQTTGIWQTVWMEYVEEQRLDAVKITPDFDRSIVRFDYEVIGAEAAGAGDLRLEAIVTFKGKPVKRVSLVIDRPCLTVEVDLLHEANGPWKRSFWSPQHPNLYDVEFVLYAKDQVVDRVSSYFGMRKVSIKNGEVLLNNVPIYQRLILDQGYWTDSHLTPPSEEALIEDIDHILAMGYNGVRKHMKIEDARFLYWCDVKGLLVWSEMAATFEFHDKAVDAFTREWLEIVKQQYNHPSIITWVPFNESWGVASILHDKRQQKFTEGIYHLTKAIDPYRPVITNDGWEHTVSDILTLHDYVASGDDFLKRYASKEAIVNNEKTCNQWKYAFAEDYAYRGQPIIISEFGGIAFQSDKGWGYGDQVVSEEDFIRRFRSITQAIKDVKYISGYCYTQLSDVQQEINGLLTEDRQPKIPLATIKAINLA from the coding sequence ATGACAACTAAGGCATATATCAAAAATTATCCCAGGCCTCAATTTGTACGCGACAATTGGTTATGCTTAAACGGTGAATGGAGCTTTCGCTTCGATGATCGCAGCATGGGGGAGATCGAGAAGTGGCACGAGAAATTTGAAGAGACCCACAAAATAATCGTGCCCTTTACGTACGAAACCAAAGCGAGTGGAATTGGGATCGAAGAATTCCATCCGCAGGTATGGTACAACAAAGCTATCCACATCCCGAAGGAAGCTGAAGCGAAACGGGTCATCCTTCATTTCCAAGCGGTGGATTACGAAGCCAAAGTGTGGGTAAACGGAATATTAGCAGGCACACATCAGGGCGGCTATGCGGCCTTCTCGTTCGATATAACCCCGTATCTCGAATTCGGGGCTGAAAATCAAGTCACGGTGAAGGCAGAAGACAGCAATAGCTGCTATCAGCCCCGCGGCAAGCAGCGCTGGACGGAGAACAATTTCGAATGCTTCTATGTCCAGACGACTGGAATTTGGCAGACGGTATGGATGGAATACGTGGAGGAACAGCGTCTTGACGCTGTCAAAATCACACCGGATTTCGACCGTTCCATCGTCCGTTTCGATTACGAGGTGATCGGGGCGGAGGCAGCAGGAGCCGGTGATTTAAGGCTGGAAGCTATCGTTACATTCAAAGGCAAGCCTGTAAAACGGGTTAGCCTTGTGATCGATCGCCCTTGCTTAACCGTTGAGGTTGATCTGCTGCATGAGGCAAACGGGCCGTGGAAAAGAAGCTTCTGGTCTCCGCAGCATCCGAACTTATACGACGTGGAATTTGTGCTGTATGCGAAGGATCAGGTCGTAGACAGAGTGTCCTCCTATTTTGGCATGCGGAAAGTTTCCATTAAGAACGGGGAGGTGCTGCTGAACAATGTGCCAATTTATCAGCGATTGATTCTGGACCAAGGATATTGGACAGACAGCCATTTAACTCCGCCAAGTGAGGAAGCTCTGATCGAAGATATCGATCATATTCTAGCGATGGGCTACAACGGCGTGCGTAAGCATATGAAGATCGAGGATGCCCGCTTTCTCTATTGGTGCGACGTGAAAGGTCTGCTTGTGTGGTCCGAGATGGCGGCCACCTTCGAATTTCATGACAAAGCGGTTGATGCGTTCACGAGAGAATGGCTGGAGATTGTGAAGCAGCAATATAACCATCCAAGTATTATTACTTGGGTTCCATTTAACGAATCATGGGGCGTAGCGTCCATTCTACACGATAAGCGGCAGCAGAAGTTCACGGAGGGCATTTATCATCTGACGAAAGCCATCGATCCATATCGTCCGGTTATTACGAACGACGGCTGGGAGCACACCGTGTCGGACATCCTAACGCTGCATGATTATGTCGCTTCAGGAGACGATTTCTTGAAGCGTTATGCGAGCAAGGAAGCGATCGTGAACAACGAAAAGACTTGCAATCAATGGAAGTACGCGTTTGCGGAGGATTATGCATACCGAGGGCAGCCGATTATCATCAGTGAATTCGGCGGCATCGCTTTTCAGTCGGACAAAGGCTGGGGCTACGGTGATCAAGTTGTTTCGGAGGAGGATTTCATTCGTCGTTTCCGCAGCATCACCCAAGCGATTAAGGACGTCAAGTATATTAGTGGATACTGCTATACGCAGCTTTCGGATGTTCAGCAGGAAATCAACGGGCTTCTGACGGAGGATCGTCAGCCGAAAATTCCATTGGCTACGATCAAAGCCATTAATTTAGCCTGA
- a CDS encoding AraC family transcriptional regulator: protein MIEFTHEYAEHLYHTPNALEKHNGVIPIRIGHNEAKPNYHIGPRFIAYYSLHFVLAGQVTLRMNQEETTLTRGDLFVLFPHSIHEYYITPCEEPALKMFWVAAEGKQMPLVTRRLGLTLKHPYIKNFFDQDLEQSFLQFASEWKHLVKQDDFSLTQSFYSLLNQIVRLSKPIKASTTTNDWVATSIDYIHLYYKEGITVTDIADHIGIHRSHFSNVFHQKVGIRPHRYLTNLIMTDAMKIVKTTVLPISHIALSLGFSDVYSFTHAFKRYHGQPPSFYRK, encoded by the coding sequence ATGATAGAGTTTACCCATGAATATGCGGAGCATTTGTATCATACTCCAAATGCGCTCGAAAAACATAACGGCGTTATACCCATCCGTATAGGCCATAATGAGGCAAAGCCAAATTATCATATCGGTCCGCGCTTTATTGCTTATTATAGCTTGCACTTCGTTCTTGCAGGCCAGGTTACCCTGCGTATGAATCAGGAAGAGACCACGCTTACGCGAGGTGATCTATTCGTTTTATTTCCTCATAGCATTCATGAATATTATATTACTCCTTGTGAAGAGCCTGCTCTCAAGATGTTTTGGGTTGCTGCCGAGGGCAAACAGATGCCGCTGGTCACCCGCCGCCTTGGACTTACACTCAAACACCCCTATATCAAAAATTTTTTTGATCAGGATCTGGAGCAGTCCTTTTTGCAGTTTGCATCTGAATGGAAGCATCTCGTGAAACAGGATGACTTCTCCTTAACTCAAAGCTTTTATTCTTTACTGAATCAGATCGTTCGATTATCTAAACCAATTAAAGCATCCACAACAACCAATGATTGGGTTGCTACAAGCATCGACTACATTCATTTGTATTATAAGGAAGGAATAACCGTCACAGACATTGCTGATCATATTGGGATCCACCGGTCGCATTTTTCGAACGTCTTTCACCAGAAAGTCGGCATTCGGCCACATCGTTACCTGACGAACCTGATCATGACAGATGCTATGAAAATAGTGAAAACGACGGTTCTTCCAATTTCTCATATCGCCCTTTCGCTCGGGTTTTCAGACGTGTACTCCTTTACTCATGCATTTAAAAGGTACCATGGACAGCCACCAAGCTTTTACCGAAAATGA
- a CDS encoding sulfatase-like hydrolase/transferase, producing the protein MKKPNILLITSDQQHWNTIGAFNDEIHTPNLDRLVREGTTFNRAYCPNPTCTPSRASIITGMYPSQHGAWTLGTKLLEDRHTIGEDFQQAGYKTALVGKAHFQPLHSTEEYPSLESYPILQDLDYWRTSKDSFYGFSHVELARNHTNEAHVGQHYAAWMEDKGCANWRDYFLPPTGTMDPNQTYKWPIPEKYHYNTWIAERTNALLEQYNQDDDSFFLWSSFFDPHPEYLVPEPWDTMYDPDQLTIPSLVPGEHDNNPPHFRMTQEEAPDFSNLRESGFDIHGYRSHHYYEYGSKFKLTEEDRKKLVAVYYGMISMMDKYIGTILDKLDELGIADNTLIVFTTDHGHFFGQHGLQAKGGFHYEDLIKLPFIVRYPGHIAAGKTSAAFQSLVDLAPTFLSFSNLPIPHAMTGVDQKEVWLGTSDKARDHAICEFRHEATTIHQKTYVDERYKVTVYYNQTYGEIFDLQEDPNELRNLWNNPDFSSLKSELLLKYIWAELGKEAMPMPRICHA; encoded by the coding sequence ATGAAAAAACCAAATATTCTACTGATTACGAGCGACCAGCAGCATTGGAATACGATAGGCGCATTTAACGATGAAATCCATACTCCCAATCTGGACCGACTCGTTCGTGAAGGTACAACTTTCAACCGAGCCTATTGCCCTAACCCTACTTGCACGCCGAGCCGTGCATCCATAATTACTGGCATGTATCCAAGCCAGCATGGAGCTTGGACGCTTGGAACGAAGCTGCTTGAGGATCGTCATACCATTGGTGAGGACTTCCAGCAAGCCGGATATAAAACCGCGTTGGTTGGCAAGGCGCATTTTCAACCCCTGCATTCAACAGAAGAATATCCATCGCTCGAATCGTACCCCATTCTTCAGGATTTGGATTACTGGAGAACAAGCAAGGATTCTTTTTATGGCTTCTCCCATGTCGAGTTAGCACGAAATCACACAAATGAAGCACATGTCGGGCAGCACTATGCAGCTTGGATGGAGGACAAAGGATGTGCCAATTGGCGAGATTATTTCTTGCCGCCGACAGGCACCATGGATCCAAACCAAACTTACAAATGGCCAATTCCTGAAAAGTACCACTATAACACCTGGATCGCTGAACGAACGAATGCGTTATTGGAACAATACAATCAGGATGACGACAGCTTTTTCTTGTGGTCCAGCTTTTTTGACCCACACCCTGAATACCTAGTGCCGGAGCCATGGGATACGATGTATGACCCCGATCAGCTTACCATCCCTTCCCTCGTTCCAGGTGAACACGACAATAATCCACCGCATTTTCGGATGACTCAAGAGGAGGCTCCTGACTTCTCGAATTTGAGGGAGAGCGGATTTGACATTCACGGTTACCGCTCCCATCACTATTACGAGTACGGCAGCAAGTTCAAGCTGACGGAAGAGGACAGAAAAAAGCTGGTCGCTGTGTATTACGGCATGATCAGCATGATGGATAAATATATTGGCACTATTCTTGATAAATTAGACGAGCTGGGTATTGCCGACAATACATTAATCGTATTCACTACCGACCATGGCCATTTCTTTGGGCAGCACGGCCTACAGGCTAAGGGCGGCTTCCACTATGAGGATTTGATAAAGCTGCCGTTCATCGTGAGATACCCGGGGCATATTGCGGCAGGAAAAACCTCTGCGGCATTCCAATCACTCGTCGATCTTGCCCCTACCTTCCTGTCCTTCTCAAATCTGCCTATCCCTCATGCAATGACAGGAGTAGACCAGAAGGAGGTTTGGCTCGGGACGTCAGATAAAGCGAGAGACCATGCCATTTGCGAGTTCCGGCATGAGGCAACTACCATCCATCAGAAAACGTATGTGGACGAACGATATAAAGTTACGGTTTATTACAACCAGACTTACGGTGAGATTTTTGATCTGCAAGAGGATCCGAACGAGCTTCGTAACTTGTGGAACAATCCTGATTTCTCCAGCCTAAAATCAGAGCTTCTATTAAAATACATATGGGCTGAACTCGGTAAAGAAGCGATGCCAATGCCTAGAATTTGTCACGCTTAA
- a CDS encoding chromate transporter, which translates to MDRSESSSPRLISLFWSFLKLAPVSFGGGYATFPALEREIVVSRKWMNEGELQETLSLAAAAPGGVAINASFLIGYRLGGLKGAAAAAIGAIVPTCLVVIGLFLLYHSFSDSLKVKGALRGIGWGIVAMILYTVFRLGRTSIKDTLTLAIAIISLILLFIETHPIWLIVGGAAAGAVATHDGVRSAACSQTRSSETGVDSSYMYFI; encoded by the coding sequence ATGGATCGTTCTGAGTCGAGCTCTCCGCGGTTAATATCCCTGTTTTGGAGTTTTTTGAAACTTGCACCTGTTTCTTTTGGCGGCGGATATGCTACTTTCCCTGCGCTCGAGCGCGAGATTGTTGTCAGCAGAAAATGGATGAACGAAGGGGAATTACAAGAAACCCTTTCTCTTGCAGCTGCAGCCCCTGGAGGAGTAGCAATCAATGCTTCTTTCTTGATCGGATATCGTCTTGGCGGGTTGAAGGGGGCGGCCGCAGCGGCTATTGGTGCTATCGTACCGACCTGTCTCGTCGTTATCGGCCTCTTTCTTCTCTATCACAGCTTTAGTGACAGCTTGAAAGTAAAGGGTGCGTTAAGAGGTATAGGTTGGGGGATTGTTGCAATGATCCTATACACCGTTTTTAGGCTAGGGAGGACATCAATTAAAGATACACTTACTTTAGCCATTGCGATTATAAGCCTTATTCTTCTTTTCATAGAGACGCATCCCATATGGCTTATAGTCGGAGGCGCTGCTGCCGGTGCCGTTGCCACACATGACGGAGTACGGAGTGCAGCATGCTCGCAAACACGCAGCTCGGAGACTGGCGTCGACAGCTCCTATATGTATTTTATTTAA
- a CDS encoding chromate transporter: MIALFWFFLQMGFVSFGGGYALIPLIERETERQAWMSNDMLVDAIAVAGMSPGPIAVNLGMLVGYQTYGATGAIASVLGLLLPSMLMTAGLIYFITRDHKNYLKRCMYGVQPVVTALIFFAAYQLCRVHLSTSSPASELLPALLIVGTCLFMLLRLRMHPFAILLFSGICGAAFYA, from the coding sequence GTGATAGCGCTATTTTGGTTCTTTCTGCAAATGGGATTCGTGTCGTTTGGCGGAGGGTATGCGTTAATCCCTTTGATCGAGAGGGAGACGGAACGCCAAGCCTGGATGAGTAATGACATGCTTGTAGACGCGATCGCTGTCGCAGGCATGTCTCCCGGTCCGATTGCTGTTAATTTAGGTATGCTTGTCGGCTATCAAACATATGGGGCGACCGGGGCCATTGCTAGCGTGCTAGGCTTGCTGCTGCCTTCCATGCTGATGACTGCCGGGCTGATTTATTTCATCACTAGGGATCATAAAAACTACCTGAAGCGCTGCATGTATGGGGTTCAGCCTGTGGTTACAGCTCTTATATTTTTTGCCGCATATCAGCTGTGCAGAGTCCATCTATCCACAAGCTCGCCTGCCAGTGAATTACTGCCCGCCTTACTAATTGTAGGGACATGTCTATTCATGCTATTGCGCTTACGAATGCATCCGTTTGCGATTCTCTTATTCTCAGGGATATGCGGGGCGGCATTCTATGCGTAA
- a CDS encoding sensor histidine kinase has product MKKLGQLNTLRNQIFIGFMLVMVIVLASVGFFTFDQVSVLLRNNAEKHIQQTAVQAMGKLDVLLGQIDTLTMQVTTNASIQRLLAQEIDGTRISFEERQSLQQDARKYEAYATGIRSIEMYTPDYRRLFPLDDISLENRVPMEWINRADSGKGRLVWLGFDPQDPNVVVAMRHVRLIDRSFIHAGYLMVYIEKGYFELTDKLTGNEKKTGESMGLFDGRGQKIYSDFPADVDAGMMLGHGGEIITVDGESYIAVQQESAETGWKLVILTPVNYTTAGISVLRTAILVSGAVGGLLFLVLTFILSTMITRPILTLIKAMRGSRLGTLKTNPNSSSTMEINELNNTYNQMVDSLNELIEVVYQKEIIQSRTELKALQSQINPHFLFNTLEAFYWELDEKGEEELAQIVVAMSGLFRYVINRSDDDEWVTLGDELEHAERYLKIMEMRMVDRLMWRIEADEECRKVPLPKLLIQPLVENAILHGIEQRVGPGTVRLHAEPSSREGYIRVTVTDDGPGMDKDTVLALYASMKEGHVSGSKGTGVGISNVDRRLRLYYLENGGLEIQSELGRGTSIIFSIPNGNGGNSKRENNINR; this is encoded by the coding sequence TTGAAAAAACTAGGACAGCTGAATACGCTGCGCAATCAGATATTTATTGGCTTTATGCTAGTAATGGTCATCGTCTTGGCATCTGTCGGTTTTTTTACGTTTGACCAAGTTTCTGTACTTCTTCGCAACAATGCTGAAAAACATATACAGCAAACCGCAGTTCAGGCTATGGGAAAGTTAGATGTGCTTCTTGGGCAAATAGATACCCTTACGATGCAAGTGACTACGAACGCGTCCATTCAGCGGTTATTGGCACAAGAAATCGATGGAACGCGGATTAGCTTTGAAGAGCGGCAATCGCTGCAGCAGGATGCGCGTAAGTATGAGGCCTACGCAACGGGGATTCGGTCCATAGAAATGTATACTCCGGATTACAGGAGGCTGTTCCCACTCGATGACATTAGTCTGGAAAACAGGGTGCCGATGGAGTGGATTAACCGTGCAGATAGCGGAAAGGGCCGCCTTGTCTGGCTCGGGTTTGACCCGCAGGACCCGAATGTGGTTGTTGCAATGCGTCATGTTCGTCTAATTGACCGCTCTTTTATCCATGCTGGCTATTTAATGGTCTATATTGAAAAAGGTTATTTTGAGCTGACAGATAAGTTGACGGGCAACGAGAAAAAAACCGGTGAATCGATGGGGCTTTTTGATGGGAGGGGACAGAAAATTTATTCGGATTTCCCGGCTGATGTCGATGCGGGAATGATGCTGGGCCATGGTGGAGAAATAATTACAGTTGATGGCGAATCTTATATCGCTGTACAGCAGGAGTCGGCGGAGACAGGCTGGAAGCTGGTCATTTTGACGCCCGTGAATTATACGACTGCAGGTATATCCGTCCTGCGTACGGCTATCCTTGTTTCAGGTGCTGTTGGCGGGTTGTTGTTTCTCGTGTTGACCTTTATTTTATCAACGATGATCACGCGTCCGATTCTAACTCTGATTAAGGCCATGCGCGGCTCCAGACTCGGTACGTTGAAGACAAATCCGAATTCATCCTCAACGATGGAAATTAACGAGCTAAACAACACCTATAATCAAATGGTTGATTCATTAAATGAATTAATTGAGGTCGTTTACCAGAAGGAAATCATTCAAAGCCGCACGGAGCTAAAAGCTCTGCAATCCCAAATAAATCCACATTTTTTGTTCAACACGCTGGAAGCGTTTTATTGGGAGTTGGATGAGAAAGGGGAAGAGGAGCTCGCGCAAATTGTCGTTGCGATGTCTGGTCTCTTCCGTTATGTGATTAATCGCTCAGACGATGATGAATGGGTTACGCTAGGGGACGAGCTTGAACACGCAGAAAGATATTTGAAAATAATGGAGATGCGAATGGTAGATAGGCTTATGTGGCGTATAGAAGCAGATGAGGAATGCCGCAAGGTACCGCTTCCGAAGCTGCTCATTCAGCCGCTAGTCGAAAATGCAATTCTGCATGGTATAGAGCAGCGTGTTGGACCAGGCACTGTTCGATTACACGCCGAGCCCTCGAGCCGTGAGGGTTATATTCGGGTAACCGTAACGGATGATGGACCGGGCATGGATAAGGATACTGTTTTGGCCTTGTATGCATCGATGAAGGAAGGACATGTGAGCGGCTCCAAGGGGACTGGTGTTGGAATATCCAACGTAGATCGCAGACTTAGGCTATATTATCTGGAAAACGGCGGATTGGAAATTCAAAGTGAATTAGGCCGAGGAACTAGCATTATTTTTAGCATACCGAATGGAAATGGAGGGAATAGTAAACGTGAAAACAATATTAATCGTTGA
- a CDS encoding response regulator gives MKTILIVDDEPRTRQGIRKTLESWSSGRHHIETASSGVEALSWLQQNEAHLLVTDIRMPEIGGLELVERLNEMPHPPVVVIISGHPEFDYAQKALQLGVVTYLLKPLDKIKLVQAVEMALKREEDMNRIERMEKLFDPKLLETLQEDKQYGIQVQEALRFLDEHLGEQVSLRSVADHLHMNSSYFSVLFKEQTGLTFSDYLSRRRVQRAKELLANTRFSVAEIAEQVGYQTAKYFAKVFRSFEAVSPGQYRQSILDPEETIQ, from the coding sequence GTGAAAACAATATTAATCGTTGATGATGAACCAAGAACTAGACAGGGCATTCGAAAAACATTGGAATCGTGGTCATCCGGACGGCACCATATCGAGACAGCCTCCAGCGGCGTGGAAGCTTTATCCTGGCTGCAGCAGAACGAAGCCCATTTACTAGTCACCGACATTAGAATGCCTGAGATTGGCGGGCTCGAATTGGTCGAGAGACTAAACGAAATGCCGCATCCGCCGGTTGTAGTCATTATTTCCGGGCATCCCGAATTCGACTATGCGCAAAAAGCGCTTCAGCTTGGTGTCGTCACCTATTTATTAAAGCCCTTGGACAAGATTAAGCTGGTACAGGCGGTAGAAATGGCATTAAAGCGGGAAGAGGATATGAATCGGATCGAGAGGATGGAGAAGCTCTTTGATCCGAAGCTGCTGGAAACCTTGCAGGAAGATAAACAGTATGGCATTCAGGTACAGGAAGCCCTTCGTTTTTTGGACGAGCATCTAGGTGAGCAGGTGTCGCTGCGTTCCGTTGCCGATCATTTGCATATGAATTCTAGTTATTTCAGTGTTCTGTTTAAGGAGCAGACAGGGCTAACATTCAGCGATTATTTGAGCAGGAGAAGAGTACAGCGGGCAAAGGAGCTGCTTGCAAATACACGATTCTCAGTTGCCGAAATCGCAGAGCAGGTTGGATACCAAACCGCAAAATATTTCGCGAAGGTGTTTCGGTCGTTTGAAGCTGTAAGTCCAGGTCAATATCGTCAAAGTATTTTAGATCCGGAGGAGACAATCCAATAA